From Hemitrygon akajei chromosome 19, sHemAka1.3, whole genome shotgun sequence, the proteins below share one genomic window:
- the LOC140741870 gene encoding PRA1 family protein 3-like yields the protein MEVKFAPLRAWDDFIFGSTRFAQPDFRDLAKWNNRVVSNLLFYQTNYFVVAVCVFLLIGFMNPLEIILGGAVVTVIFMGSVWASENKATIGNFKRQHPTFFVLAVLMMSYFFISIIGGVMVFLLGITLPLFLIFVHSSLRLRNLQNKFENKMEEIGLKKTPMGILLNALGQEQEHISKVADILSTQGKH from the exons ATGGAAGTGAAGTTCGCTCCCTTAAGAGCTTGGGACGATTTCATATTTGGCTCCACGCGTTTCGCCCAGCCAGATTTTCGAGATTTAGCTAAATGGAACAACCGTGTCGTCAGCAATTTGCTGTTTTATCAGACCAATTACTTCGTCGTGGCTGTCTGTGTCTTCCTACTTATCGG ATTTATGAATCCATTGGAAATCATCCTAGGAGGAGCAGTGGTAACGGTGATTTTCATGGGCTCTGTGTGGGCCTCGGAAAATAAGGCAACAATCGGTAACTTCAAGCGCCAACATCCAACTTTCTTTGTTTTGGCCGTTCTAATGATGAGCTACTTTTTCATTTCCATAATCGGGGGTGTGATGGTTTTCTTGCTTGGAATCACATTACCACTATTTT TAATATTTGTGCATTCTTCTCTACGGCTTCGGAACCTTCAGAATAAGTTTGAAAACAAGATGGAAGAGATCGGACTTAAGAAAACTCCCATGGGAATCTTACTGAATGCGCTTGGTCAGGAACAGGAGCACATCTCTAAAGTTGCTGATATTTTGTCTACTCAAGGCAAACACTAA